A window of Lysobacterales bacterium genomic DNA:
GCCAGCCGGGCCGCGTGCCGCTATGCTATCGACCCCACCCTACGGAGGCGTATGCATGCTGCAGAAGATTTCCCACGGCCGCGTCACGGAGCTGCGCTTCGACCGCCCGCCGGCCAACGCCTTCAACCTCGCCCTGCTCACCGCCCTGATCGAGGCCATCGACGCCGCACCGGGCGAGGGCGCCGAAGGGCTGGTGATTTCCGGCAGCCCGGGTCTGTTCTCCGGTGGGCTTGATGTGCCGACCCTGCTGACGCTGGACCGCGAGGGCGTGCTCGCCACCTGGGGCGCCTTCATGCAGGCCTGCGCGAAGCTCGCCGCCTGCCCGATTCCGGTGGTCGCAGCATTGACCGGGCACAGCCCGGCCGGCGGCGCGGTGATCAGCCTGTTCGCCGACTACCGGGTGATGGCGCGCGCCGGCGAGAAGGGCCCCTTCCGCATCGGGCTCAACGAAACCCAGGTGGGCCTGGTGGTGCCCGGCCCGATCCAGTACGCGCTGAAGCGCCTGGTTGGCGAGCGCGTCGGCGAGCGTCTGCTGGTCGCGGGCGAGATGATCGAATCGACCCGCGCCGCCGAGATCGGCATGGTCGACGAGGTGGTCGAGCTGGACCAGGTGGTGCCGCGCGCAATCGCCTGGCTGGAAGCACACTTGAACCTGCCGCGTCGGGCCATGCTGATCACCCGCGCGATGTCGCGCCAAGCCCTGATCCAGGCGATTTGCGCGCCGAACGCCATCGACCTTGGGCCCTTCATCGAAGGCTGGTACCACCCGGAAACCCAGGGCGTGCTCAAGGCGCTGGTCGCGCGACTGGGCAAGTAATCGGCCTGCAGACGGGTAGGCGCGTGGCTTGCGCGCGCCTACCCTATGCGCCCCGCGTTCGAGTGCTACCCGCATGCCGCAGTTCGCCGCCCGCCCTGAACTCACCCTCGACGAGCGCGCACGCATCCCGCTGGACGTGGTGCGCGCACTCGAAGAGGACATCGGCAGCGGCGACGCCACCGCCGCGCTGATCGACGCCAAGGCCGGCTCGCGCGCCACGCTGGTCAGTCGCGAACGCGCGGTACTCGCCGGCCGCGACTGGTTCGACACCTGCTTCCGCGCGCTCGATCCCGAGCTGCGCATCGAGTGGCGCGCCGTCGACGGCCAATGGCTTGAGCCCGGCGGCGAGGTCTGCACGCTCGAAGGCGCCAGCCGCGCCCTGCTCTCGGCCGAACGCAGCGCGATCAATTTCCTGCAGACCCTGTCGGCCACGGCCACCCGCACGGCGGCCTTCGTCGAGGCCGTTGCCGGCACCCGCGCGCGCATCCTCGACACCCGCAAGACCCTGCCCGGCCTACGGCTGGCGCAGAAGTACGCGGTGCGCTGCGGCGGCGGCCACAACCACCGCATCGGCCTCTACGACGCGGTGATGGTCAAGGAGAACCACATCGCCGCGGCCGGCGGCATCGCCGCCATCGTGGCGCAGGCGCGCAAGCAATCGCCGGGCCTGCCCGTCATCGTCGAAGTCGAGACCTTCGAGGAGCTGGCGCAGGCCATTGAGGCCCGCGCCGACCGCATCCTGATCGACGACTTCAGCGCGGACGAGCGCCGCCGCGCAGTCGAGTTCACCGCGGGCCGCGTGCCGCTGGAAGTGTCGGGTGGCGTGGAGCTCGAAGGCATCCGCGCGATTGCCCAAAGCGGCGTCGACTGCATCTCAATCGGCGGCCTCACCAAGCACGTACAGGCGGTCGACTTCTCGCTGCGCCTGCTGAGCGACTGACGGCCGCTTCGCGCGATCCGGAGCGCAGCCACTCTGGCCCGCCCTGTGTGCGCGAGTCCGCGGCCCATCCGGACGCATGCAACCGTGCGCGGGCGACCCCAGCCCGGGAGCCCGCCCGGTTCGGGCCTCCCCGTTCGGGCTGCTAGACTGCGCGGCTACCCGATTCCAGCCTCGCTCCCATGTCCGACGCCGCTCCCGCCGACACCGCCGACAGCCGCCCTGTGCGCAACGACTTCATCCGCCAGATCATCCGCGAGGACCTGGCCTCGGGTAAGCACGCGGCGATCCAGACGCGCTTTCCGCCCGAGCCCAACGGCTACCTGCACATCGGCCACGCCAAGTCGATCTGCCTGAACTTCGGCATCGGCGAGGAGTTCGCGGGCCGCTGCAACCTGCGCTTCGACGACACCAACCCGGCCAAGGAAGACCCCGAGTACGTCGCCGCCATCCAGGACGACGTGCGCTGGCTGGGCTTCGAGTGGAGCGAGCTGCGCCATGCCTCGGACTACTTCGAGGTGTTCTACCTGGCCGCGGAGAAACTGATCCGCGAGGGCCTGGCCTACGTCTGCGATCTCAACGCCGAAGAGGTGCGCGCCTACCGCGGCACGCTGACCGAGCCCGGCCGCGAATCGCCCTTCCGGGGCCGCAGCGTCGAGGAGAACCTCGACCTGTTCCGCCGCATGCGCGCCGGCGAATTCCCCGACGGCGCGCGCACCCTGCGCGCGAAAATCGACATGGCCAGCGGCAACATCAACCTGCGCGATCCGGCGATCTACCGCATCAAGCACGTGCCGCACCAGAACACCGGCGACGCCTGGTGCATCTATCCGATGTACGACTACGCGCACTGCCTGTCGGACGCCATCGAGGGCATCACCCACTCGCTGTGCACGCTGGAGTTCGAGGACCACCGTCCGCTCTACGACTGGTGCGT
This region includes:
- a CDS encoding enoyl-CoA hydratase/isomerase family protein, whose protein sequence is MLQKISHGRVTELRFDRPPANAFNLALLTALIEAIDAAPGEGAEGLVISGSPGLFSGGLDVPTLLTLDREGVLATWGAFMQACAKLAACPIPVVAALTGHSPAGGAVISLFADYRVMARAGEKGPFRIGLNETQVGLVVPGPIQYALKRLVGERVGERLLVAGEMIESTRAAEIGMVDEVVELDQVVPRAIAWLEAHLNLPRRAMLITRAMSRQALIQAICAPNAIDLGPFIEGWYHPETQGVLKALVARLGK
- the nadC gene encoding carboxylating nicotinate-nucleotide diphosphorylase — protein: MPQFAARPELTLDERARIPLDVVRALEEDIGSGDATAALIDAKAGSRATLVSRERAVLAGRDWFDTCFRALDPELRIEWRAVDGQWLEPGGEVCTLEGASRALLSAERSAINFLQTLSATATRTAAFVEAVAGTRARILDTRKTLPGLRLAQKYAVRCGGGHNHRIGLYDAVMVKENHIAAAGGIAAIVAQARKQSPGLPVIVEVETFEELAQAIEARADRILIDDFSADERRRAVEFTAGRVPLEVSGGVELEGIRAIAQSGVDCISIGGLTKHVQAVDFSLRLLSD